The sequence below is a genomic window from Sneathiella sp. P13V-1.
CTGGTTGTCCCTGACCTGCCGCTGAGGCAGTCCCTGTGGTGAACACCATCATTGCATACGCAGCAATGAAGGTGATGATACCCTTAACCTTAGCCATCATGTGTTCCCGTCTCTAATAGCTTTTACGTTTTGGAAAATCGCAGCACACACGTTTTGCGATTTACCTTACATCGTTGTTTTCTAGCCAGTCTTACGAAGCTAATCAAAAATGATTTGGATCAATTTTGAGCGGGAAATTACATCATGCCAACCCAAAAGGACAAGCCCAACAATGGAATTATATCCTTAATAATAATGGGCAGAAATTCAGATATGTGACAGGAAGATCAATATACCAAACAATTACAATGAGTTAGATATATTTAGATGGTTGTAATTTATACTTTTTGGATGTGTAGAATTGCCGCGACACGTTACATTCATGTGACACTTTGTCGCACTATTTGGCCGGGATTCACAAGTTTCTGAATCAAATATTGGGACTGATGTCTCGACATCAAGGTCCGGAATGCACATATTTGTATAAATTCAGAAATAACCCGACCGGAGTGGGAGTAACACGTGACGGACGCAAATATCGCCAACAGCCTTTTTTTTGAAAATAGCGAAATGGATCGTTCAACGGTCGAGAGACAGGTCTCTGACGCCTTGAAAGGGGCCGATGACGGTGAACTCTTCCTTGAATATCGCCAGTCAGAAGCTTTCTCTTTTGACGACGGTCGCCTGAAAAGTGCCAGTTTTGATACCACTCAAGGATTTGGTCTGAGGGCTGTATGCGGGGAAGCAACCGGTTTTGCGCACGCATCCGAATTATCTGACAGAGCAGTTGAAAACGCGGCAGATACAGTGCGCGCGGTAACAAGCGGTAAAAGCGGATCTATCGCCTTACCACCAGCTGGCGTGAACCGGAGCCTCTACAGTGATGAAAATCCCATCTCGGACATCCCGTTTGAGACCAAAGTAAAGACACTTGCTGAGATTGATGCTTACGCCCGCGCGAAAGACAGCCGCGTTGTTCAGGTATCCGCCTCCCTTGCCGGATCCTGGCAAGTGGTCGAGATTATCAGAAGCGGCGCGGAGCGTTCCTGCGACATTCGCCCCCTCGTCCGCCTCAACGTATCCGTGGTTGTTGAAAAAGATGGCCGCCGTGAAAGCGGAAGCCATGGCACGGGCGGCCGAACAGGCTATGACTTCTATCTTCAAGAAGACACATGGAAGTCAGCTGTGGATGAAGCCTTGAGACAGGCTGTTGTTAATCTTGATTCTGTTGATGCCCCAGCTGGTGAAATGGAAGTGATTGTGGGCCCCGGTTGGCCTGGCATCATCCTTCACGAAGCTGTTGGCCATGGTCTTGAGGGTGATTTTAACCGCAAAAAAACATCTGTTTTCTCTGATCTGATCGGGGAGCGTGTTGCCGCGCCCGGCGTCACTGTTGTCGATGATGGAACAATTCCTGATCGCCGTGGATCACTGACCGTAGATGATGAAGGGACTGCAAGTTCCTGCACCACTCTGATCGAGGACGGCATCTTGGTTGGATATATGCAGGATCGCCAAAATGCACGTCTGATGGGTGTGGATCCGACCGGCAACGGGCGCCGCGAAAGCTATTCCCATCTTCCAATGCCGCGTATGACCAACACCTATATGCTTGGCGGAGACAGAGACCCTGATGAAATTCTGGGATCCGTCAAAAAAGGTCTCTACGCCATCAACTTTGGTGGCGGACAGGTAGATATCACATCCGGCAAGTTTGTGTTCTCCTGCACTGAAGCCTACATGATCGAAGATGGCAAGCTCACCGCCCCTGTTAAGGGTGCAACTCTGATCGGTACTGGCAGCGAAGCTTTGAAGAAAGTGAAAGCTGTTGGTAACGACATGGCCCTTGATAGCGGCATCGGCACTTGCGGCAAAGCGGGGCAAAGCGTTCCTGTGGGTGTGGGACAGCCAACCATGCTATTGGAAGGCCTCACTGTTGGTGGTACGGCCTCCTAAATGAAAAAAATTCTCTGCGGCATCTTATTGACAGTTCTTATGCCAATGGCAGGTCATATATATGCCGCAGAAGAAGACTGGATGCCGCCGGGCAGCAAGATCAGTACGTTAGAAAGCCCAGAAGAATGGACCTTTTCCCCAATGCTTGAAAAAGACGCCTTGCTGGGGCGGCTTCTGTTTCATTCCCCATCGCTTCTTGGGGAAAAAGCGGTGCGAATGGGGCTCACCTGCGCAAGTTGCCATCCTGCCGGTCATAAAAACGATCAGTTTTTTATCCCCGGTCTATCTGATGAGCCCGGCACCATCGACCTCACCAGTGACTTTTGGTACGAAGGGGGTGACGACCATAAATTTAATCCCAAATTGATCCCTAGCCTTCGGATCTCACGATTTAAAAACAATTTTGGCACAGGACCGCATTTTCGAACTCTCGATGATTTCTCTCGCCATGTCATCGTTACTGAATTTGGCGGACCGGAGCCCAACGTAAAAATCCTGAAACTGTTGGCAGCCTATATGTCAGAGCTGTCCAATCCCGCACAACCAAGCACTACAAAAGTGCCTCCCCAAATACCGTTTCATCACTATGTGGGGCTGTTTGAGGATCTCCCCCAGGAGCGTCATTTAATTGCTTCTATGCTGCTTGAAGAAACAGGGCGGCGCTACAAGCAAATCAAAAACCCTGCGTTCATTGAAATCGCGAGGGAACTAAAAAAGCTCCGGGAAGGAAACCTGCCCGAAGCTCAAATTAACGCGTCGATTAATAGTCTGAGAAAACTTAGTAAGCGTATTCTTTGAAAATCGGATCGATATTTCCGTTCCACTTACCGTGATAGCATTCCAGCAATTCATCTGCTGGTGTTTTACCGGATTCGACAGTGTTCTTAAGAGCGTTCAGGAAGTGAACTTCGTCTTCACCGAAGCTATCCAGACGTTTTCTGGCTTTAAGGCCCGCACTTGCTATTTCCAGAACCTCTTTGGATAGATCCTGAATTGTACGCCCGCCGGGAACTTCGGTTTGAAGCGCTGTGGTCACCACATCTTCGCGAAGTTTTTGGCGCTCTTCTGCTGTCCAGTTTTTCACCAGATCCCACGCGGCATCCAGCGCCGCATCATCATAAAGCAGACCAACCCAAAGCGCAGGCAATGCACAAAGGCGGCGCCAAGGACCACCATCTGCCCCGCGCATTTCCAGAAAACGCTTCATCCGGACTTCAGGGAACAATGTGGTCAGATGGTTATCCCAATCCACCAAATTTGGACGCTCGCCCGGCAAGGCGGGAAGGCGACCTTCCATAAAGTCACGGAAAGATTGGCCTGATGCGTCAATATATCTGCCGTCCCGGTAGACAAAATACATCGGTACATCCAACGCATAATCCACATATTGTTCAAAACTGAATCCGTCTTCAAAGACAAAAGGCAACATACCTGTGCGATCCGGATCTGTATCTGTCCAGATATAGCTGCGATGGCTCAAATGGCCATTTGGCTTACCCTCAGTAAATGGGGAGTTTGCAAATAAGGCTGTTGCAATTGGCTGCAATGCCAGACTTGTGCGGAATTTCTTGATCATGTCCGCTTCGGATCCGAAATCCAGATTAACCTGCACCGTGCAGGAGCGGAACATCATATCCAGACCATGCTGACCGCGCTTTGGCATATATTCGCGCATGATGCCGTAACGGCCTTTTGGCATAATAGGTGTTTCTTCGCGGGTCCATTTCGGACTAAATCCGAGGCCTAAGAAGCCCACACCGATTTCATCACCGACTTCGCGAACTTGTGCCAAATGGGTGTGAACTTCACTGCAGGTTTGGTGAAGATTTTCAAGCGCCTCACCAGAAAGTTCCAGCTGACCGCCCGGCTCCAAGCTCACAGAATATCCTCTCATGGTCAGCGCAATGACGTTGTCGCCTTCCATTTGCGGCTCCCAACCGAAACGCTGCAACCCTTCCAGCATGGCTTTGATGCCGCTTGGCCCTTCGTAAGGCAGGGGTTCCAATGTTTCCAGATTAAAGCCGAATTTTTCATGCTCGGTACCGATGCGCCAATCGGTTTTTGGCTTACAGCCGCTTTCCATAAACTCGATGAGTTGGGCTTTGCTGGCAATTTCAGTTGCCTTGCCTTGTGCTGGTCCTGACATCCGGTTTCCTCTAACTCTTCATTCAGGGTAAAGCGCCCACTCACCCGTTCATTGATATCTGACTTAATGGAACAATCAAAGTGCATCAAGTCAAAATCCAGAAAATAGACTTATGCGCGGCAGCGGTCACATTACTGTCACCAGTCCCCTAAGACCGATTGCACAAGAGTAACCGCGGAGATTGCCGCTGTTTCCGCCCGCAAAATGCGCGGCCCGAGCTTTAAGGTGCAGGATTTACTGACGGCTTCAAATTGCTCAAGCTCTTCATCTGCAAATCCGCCTTCTGGGCCGATCAATACGGTAACTTTCTCTGATTTCTCTATACCGCTTAATGCCTGAACCGGATTAAGGTCATCAGACCTTTCCGCACAGTAGATAAGGGTGCGTCCTTCCGCCTCAACATATTTCAAAAATGTGCCAAGTTTCGATGTAGCGTAAACCTCCGGTATATCCAGACGCTCACATTGTTCAGCGGCTTCAATCACCTGAAGTAGCATTTTATCTTCACGAAGCCGGTCTGCATTGGTTCGATTGGTTTGCACAGGCCGTAGCGCCGAAACACCCAGTTCCGTCATTTTCTGAACGACAATCCCGTTCTGGATTTTCTTCAACGGCGCAAAGGCGATTTCTATATTGGAAGAAGATGTCTGTTCTCTCAATTGTTCAACAACATGAACCAGACACTGGTTTTTGCGCGCTTGCTGAATAACACCCCGCCACTCTCCATCACGGCCGTTAAACAGGATAAGCTCATCCCCTTCCCCGCGCCTCATCACCGTCACTACGTAATGGCTTTGCTCTTTCCCAAGGGGAATACCCTGATCTTTAGAAAGGTCACTTTCAACATAAAGACGAGGGGTGTTTTGTTTTTTCAGCATCACATCGGCCCACTTGCAGATAATTGCCCGTTATTTCCGGGTATAGCGCTAAAGGAACGTTGATGTCATCCCATCATTCAGGTAAGTCCATGTAACGGCCCTTTTCAGGACAGGTGAATGAGTAAGACGGTGAAAACCAAAGAAGATAAGATCATAGCGGATGCCAGCCGCCAGAACTGGGTGGACAAATACGCCCCGGAGGGTGTGCAGCCCTATTTCAAACTGTCCCGTATAGATCGCCCTATTGGCACCTGGCTTTTACTGTTTCCCTGTTGGTGGGCGCTTGCCATGACGGCTGGTCCAGAACAGCTGCCAAACTTCTTATATCTTCTTCTGTTTGCCATTGGTGCATTTGTAATGCGCGGGGCGGGATGTACGCTCAACGATATCGCAGATCGAGATTTTGATGGATCTGTGGAGCGAACCCGAAAGCGCCCCATTCCAAGCGGACAGGTAAGCGTGCTTCAGGCTTTTATCTGGCTTGGCGCCC
It includes:
- the tldD gene encoding metalloprotease TldD, whose amino-acid sequence is MTDANIANSLFFENSEMDRSTVERQVSDALKGADDGELFLEYRQSEAFSFDDGRLKSASFDTTQGFGLRAVCGEATGFAHASELSDRAVENAADTVRAVTSGKSGSIALPPAGVNRSLYSDENPISDIPFETKVKTLAEIDAYARAKDSRVVQVSASLAGSWQVVEIIRSGAERSCDIRPLVRLNVSVVVEKDGRRESGSHGTGGRTGYDFYLQEDTWKSAVDEALRQAVVNLDSVDAPAGEMEVIVGPGWPGIILHEAVGHGLEGDFNRKKTSVFSDLIGERVAAPGVTVVDDGTIPDRRGSLTVDDEGTASSCTTLIEDGILVGYMQDRQNARLMGVDPTGNGRRESYSHLPMPRMTNTYMLGGDRDPDEILGSVKKGLYAINFGGGQVDITSGKFVFSCTEAYMIEDGKLTAPVKGATLIGTGSEALKKVKAVGNDMALDSGIGTCGKAGQSVPVGVGQPTMLLEGLTVGGTAS
- a CDS encoding glutamate--cysteine ligase, translating into MSGPAQGKATEIASKAQLIEFMESGCKPKTDWRIGTEHEKFGFNLETLEPLPYEGPSGIKAMLEGLQRFGWEPQMEGDNVIALTMRGYSVSLEPGGQLELSGEALENLHQTCSEVHTHLAQVREVGDEIGVGFLGLGFSPKWTREETPIMPKGRYGIMREYMPKRGQHGLDMMFRSCTVQVNLDFGSEADMIKKFRTSLALQPIATALFANSPFTEGKPNGHLSHRSYIWTDTDPDRTGMLPFVFEDGFSFEQYVDYALDVPMYFVYRDGRYIDASGQSFRDFMEGRLPALPGERPNLVDWDNHLTTLFPEVRMKRFLEMRGADGGPWRRLCALPALWVGLLYDDAALDAAWDLVKNWTAEERQKLREDVVTTALQTEVPGGRTIQDLSKEVLEIASAGLKARKRLDSFGEDEVHFLNALKNTVESGKTPADELLECYHGKWNGNIDPIFKEYAY
- a CDS encoding 16S rRNA (uracil(1498)-N(3))-methyltransferase; this translates as MLKKQNTPRLYVESDLSKDQGIPLGKEQSHYVVTVMRRGEGDELILFNGRDGEWRGVIQQARKNQCLVHVVEQLREQTSSSNIEIAFAPLKKIQNGIVVQKMTELGVSALRPVQTNRTNADRLREDKMLLQVIEAAEQCERLDIPEVYATSKLGTFLKYVEAEGRTLIYCAERSDDLNPVQALSGIEKSEKVTVLIGPEGGFADEELEQFEAVSKSCTLKLGPRILRAETAAISAVTLVQSVLGDW